One Actinomyces respiraculi DNA window includes the following coding sequences:
- a CDS encoding ABC transporter permease, with protein MPVSESAAGDLRETNPAESKRLTRGQITLRRFLRNKSAVAGAVGFAVVALFATFGDHVGAWSYTDVDNNAFLTPPNAEHWFGTTQGGRDVFAMVVEGTRKSMLIGVCVALLQTSIAALFGSSAAYFGGWWEKAALWITDLLLVVPSFLIIAILSQRVGAAKGSIALFIVLLAGFGWMLTARVVRSLTLSVKDLDYVNAARFMNVPSWRIILRHIIPNIASLLIVDATVNVAYAVISETTLSYFGFGVQAPNTSLGTLIAEGQRSATTYPWIFLAPAAVLVIMLVCVNFMGDGLRDAIDPSSKSGGRA; from the coding sequence ATGCCCGTGTCCGAGTCCGCGGCCGGCGACCTGCGCGAGACCAACCCGGCGGAGTCCAAGCGCCTGACGCGCGGGCAGATCACCCTGCGCCGCTTCCTGCGCAACAAGTCGGCTGTGGCCGGGGCGGTTGGCTTCGCCGTCGTGGCGCTGTTCGCGACCTTCGGCGACCACGTCGGCGCGTGGTCCTACACCGACGTCGACAACAACGCCTTCCTCACGCCCCCCAACGCTGAGCACTGGTTTGGCACGACTCAGGGGGGTCGTGACGTCTTCGCGATGGTGGTCGAGGGCACGCGCAAGTCGATGCTCATCGGCGTGTGCGTGGCTCTGCTCCAGACCTCGATCGCCGCGCTCTTCGGCTCCTCAGCCGCCTACTTCGGAGGCTGGTGGGAGAAGGCCGCGCTGTGGATAACCGACCTGCTGCTCGTGGTGCCCTCCTTCCTCATCATCGCCATCCTGTCCCAGCGGGTCGGTGCCGCGAAGGGGTCGATCGCACTGTTCATCGTCCTGCTGGCCGGCTTCGGCTGGATGTTGACGGCGCGCGTGGTCCGCTCCCTGACACTGAGCGTGAAGGACCTCGACTATGTCAATGCCGCGCGCTTCATGAACGTGCCCAGCTGGCGGATCATCCTGCGCCACATCATCCCGAACATCGCCTCGCTGCTCATCGTCGACGCCACTGTCAACGTCGCCTACGCGGTGATCAGCGAGACCACGCTGTCCTACTTCGGCTTCGGAGTCCAGGCGCCCAACACCTCGCTGGGCACGCTCATCGCCGAGGGGCAGCGCTCAGCCACCACCTATCCGTGGATCTTCCTGGCGCCTGCCGCCGTCCTGGTCATCATGCTCGTGTGCGTGAACTTCATGGGTGACGGCCTGCGTGACGCCATCGATCCCTCGTCGAAGTCTGGAGGCAGGGCATGA